The nucleotide sequence GTCGAATGAGCAGTTCAACCAGCTGTTCACCATGCACGGCACGATCATGTTGCTGTTCTACGCCACCCCGATCGTGTTCGGCTTCGCGAACCTGGTGCTGCCGCTGCAAATCGGCGCGCCCGACGTGGCGTTCCCCCGGCTGAACGCCTTCTCGTTCTGGCTGTTCCTGTTCGGCGCGCTGATCGCGATCGGCGGCTTCATCACCCCGGGCGGCGCCGCCGACTTCGGCTGGACCGCCTACACCCCGCTGACCGACGCCATCCATTCGCCCGGTCCGGGCGGTGACCTGTGGATCATGGGTCTGGCGGTGGCCGGCCTGGGCACCATCCTGGGCGCGGTCAACATGATCACCACCGTGGTGTGCATGCGCGCGCCCGGGATGACGATGTTCCGCATGCCGATCTTCACCTGGAACATCCTGGTGACGTCCGTCCTGGTGCTGATCGCCTTCCCGCTGCTGACGGCTGCGCTGTTCGGGCTGGCCGCCGACCGGCACCTGGGGGCGCACGTCTACGACCCGGCCAATGGCGGAGTCTTGTTGTGGCAGCACCTGTTCTGGTTCTTCGGCCACCCCGAGGTCTACATCATCGCGCTGCCGTTCTTCGGGATCGTGACCGAGATCTTCCCGGTGTTCTCCCGCAAGCCGATCTTCGGCTACACCACGCTGGTGTACGCGACGCTGTCGATCGCCGCGTTGTCGGTCGCCGTGTGGGCGCACCACATGTTCACCACCGGAGCCGTTCTGCTGCCGTTCTTTTCGTTCATGACGTATCTGATCGCGGTGCCGACCGGGATCAAGTTCTTCAACTGGATCGGCACAATGTGGAAGGGGCAGTTGACCTTTGAGACGCCGATGCTGTTTTCGGTCGGCTTTTTGATCACCTTCCTGCTGGGTGGCCTGACCGGTGTGCTGCTGGCCAGCCCGCCGCTGGACTTCCACGTGTCCGACACCTATTTCGTCGTCGCGCACTTCCATTACGTGCTGTTCGGCACCATCGTGTTCGCCACCTATGCCGGGATCTACTTCTGGTTCCCGAAGATGACCGGCCGGCTGCTCGACGAGCGGCTGGGCAAGCTGCACTTCTGGTTGACGTTCATCGGTTTTCACACCACGTTCCTGGTGCAGCACTGGTTGGGCGACAAGGGCATGCCGCGCCGCTACGCGGACTACCTGTCCACCGACGGCTTCACCGCGCTGAACGT is from Mycobacterium conspicuum and encodes:
- the ctaD gene encoding aa3-type cytochrome oxidase subunit I, giving the protein MTAEAPPLGELEAVRPYPARTGPKGNLVYKLITTTDHKLIGIMYCVACFIFFFVGGLLALLMRSELAQPGMQFLSNEQFNQLFTMHGTIMLLFYATPIVFGFANLVLPLQIGAPDVAFPRLNAFSFWLFLFGALIAIGGFITPGGAADFGWTAYTPLTDAIHSPGPGGDLWIMGLAVAGLGTILGAVNMITTVVCMRAPGMTMFRMPIFTWNILVTSVLVLIAFPLLTAALFGLAADRHLGAHVYDPANGGVLLWQHLFWFFGHPEVYIIALPFFGIVTEIFPVFSRKPIFGYTTLVYATLSIAALSVAVWAHHMFTTGAVLLPFFSFMTYLIAVPTGIKFFNWIGTMWKGQLTFETPMLFSVGFLITFLLGGLTGVLLASPPLDFHVSDTYFVVAHFHYVLFGTIVFATYAGIYFWFPKMTGRLLDERLGKLHFWLTFIGFHTTFLVQHWLGDKGMPRRYADYLSTDGFTALNVVSTIGAFTLGASMFPFVWNVFKSWRYGEVVTVDDPWGYGNSLEWATSCPPPRHNFTELPRIRSERPAFELHYPHMVERMRAESHVGRAHGHEGKDVTRIDDVNVRS